The genomic stretch GAATGCCGAGACGCTTCTGCTCGCTCGTGGCCCAATCCAAATCACTTTTGGCGAGCGTAACCTTAATTGGTGGACATAACTTCTGGATATTGATCGCCATCAGCAAGTTATGTTTTTGGACTGCTGCATATTCTTGGGGATCGGCCGTAATAATATTAGTCAGCAAAAAGTCACCCTGCCCTGCAAAGGATATTCGCTGGGGAATACCGCTTAACCACAACAAGATATTAATCGAAAAACTAGGCTGTGTAACGATTGCTGCATCATATTCACGGCTAAGTTTTAACGGTTTCATGTTGTTAAACCCATTACCTTTAGAGCCACTATTTTGATCATCTCTTTGCTGACCAATTTGTCATAGTTGAGATATACCACTATATGCTGCGAATTGTCATGACTAGATCAAACTTTTTCGGTCTTTTTCGGTCTTGATTTGGGGCAAATAAGTTTGATGGCACTCGTTGGGAAAATACTAAGCGTTAATACACAAAAGGCTCGCTTTGCGAGCCTTTTGTGTATTAAAACCCATTTTGGAGTTTTCAGTGTCTGCGAAAACTCTAAAAATATCTATCCTTCCCAGATTTTGGATAGAACTATCTGCGGGTCAATCGCTTTAAGAGATTGACCTGCGATCGCTTGTACATATTTGATGCGTTTTTCGGTAAGCGGAAGCAAATATCCAGCAGGAGTATTAGCGCCTAAAATCGCCACTATTGCCGTACCAACTGCAACACCCAATTGCATTGCGTCACCTTCAGCACAAATAAATAGATTTGCTGAGGCAATAAATGCGGTCAGCTTGCCGATATCCGTCGGACTAGTAATTATGAGATTTGGGACTTTGGCTGTTAATTGCTTCAGCAAATCAGCATTATTGACGCTGTCGATCGCCACAATTGGTAAATCGGGGAGTTTCGCTTGAATACTGAGCGCAATTGTTGCCCAACTCTCCGCAGGGTAGTTAGCATAAGCGCCACAATTTAGCAGGATAAAACCACTTTGCTGAATGCCGAGACGCTTCTGCTCGCTCGTGGCCCAATCCAAATCACTTTTGGCGAGCGTAACCTTAATTGGTGGACATAACTTCTGGATATTGATCGCCATCAGCAAGTTATGTTTTTGGACTGCTGCATATTCTTGGGGATCGGCCGTAATAATATTAGTCAGCAAAAAGTCACCCTGCCCTGCAAAGGATATTCGCTGGGGAATACCGCTTAACCACAACAAGATATTAATCGAAAAACTAGGCTGTGTAACGATTGCTGCATCATATTCACGATCACGAATGGTTCCGAGTAAGTTGCCAAAATCTGCCAACGAGTTGCGATCGTTGAAATCAAACTTGAGGACTCGGTTCACAGATTGGCAAACGCGATAAGCTGCCATTGCCCGTGGTTCGACTACCACATCAATCTCGGCATTGGGATAACTTTGTTTAAGCGTATCCAGTGTCGGGAAAAATAGTAACTGATCGCCAGTTCCACCTGGAACCAAGGCCAGTATTCGCATCATATTTATACATCTCTAGACGAAGACCGTATGTAATATTACTTTGTTTTTGGGAGTTGATACAGATAGCATTAATACAATGTGATTCCGATCGCCACCATTTACGCCGTACGAACGAGTGCCTAAAGGTATAGCTAGCTATAGCCACTCTAAAGCCCAAAAGCGAGTTGCTGCGCAACTCGCTTTTGGGCTATATCAAATCTCCTAACAAACTCGATACTTCACCTTGCATATTTGTACGATTGTCGTCATAGAGCATGAGAGTGTCGAGTTTCTTGTGTCGTGATAATTTCTGAACTTTACGGACATTGCCATTAGTCGCATCTAGGGCGGCTGTAATCGCAGAGTGGCGAATCCGATGCGGGGACATATGTTTA from Pseudanabaena sp. BC1403 encodes the following:
- a CDS encoding glycosyltransferase family 9 protein; this encodes MMRILALVPGGTGDQLLFFPTLDTLKQSYPNAEIDVVVEPRAMAAYRVCQSVNRVLKFDFNDRNSLADFGNLLGTIRDREYDAAIVTQPSFSINILLWLSGIPQRISFAGQGDFLLTNIITADPQEYAAVQKHNLLMAINIQKLCPPIKVTLAKSDLDWATSEQKRLGIQQSGFILLNCGAYANYPAESWATIALSIQAKLPDLPIVAIDSVNNADLLKQLTAKVPNLIITSPTDIGKLTAFIASANLFICAEGDAMQLGVAVGTAIVAILGANTPAGYLLPLTEKRIKYVQAIAGQSLKAIDPQIVLSKIWEG